From Argopecten irradians isolate NY chromosome 2, Ai_NY, whole genome shotgun sequence, the proteins below share one genomic window:
- the LOC138316454 gene encoding galactose-3-O-sulfotransferase 3-like, with product MGSPKRYLNLMLLGCCLLFTWYSIRRSDRVNGRKTIPKQNFNTYGLPFRLSKYNVTGDPVDHIAFIKLPKAGSTTAQNIFLRYGDEKNLTFALPSNPRRGGGETLTKKFFFPPPRNGNYDITCAHTKYNRKQFSTVLHKDTKYIGTVREPFSHFQSSIRFKKPKNIVGIKGENPVLEYLKTELKNRNSINRYSITCNYMSDYYLFPRDLFALDNESELQKHLQKFGNEMDMILVLEYLDESVVLMRRILNWDLRHVLYAQLRVNKEHDPRLKFGPEEAKLHKTVLI from the exons ATGGGGAGTCCAAAGAGGTATTTGAA TTTAATGTTGCTGGGATGTTGCCTGCTGTTCACCTGGTACAGTATACGGCGCAGCGACCGTGTCAATGGTCGGAAAACCATCCCCAAACAAAACTTCAATACCTATGGACTACCCTTCAGGCTGTCTAAATACAATGTCACAGGTGATCCCGTCGATCACATAGCATTTATAAAGTTACCGAAAGCTGGTAGTACGACTGCTCAGAATATATTTCTACGATACGGAGACGAAAAGAATCTTACTTTCGCTTTACCATCAAACCCACGACGTGGAGGTGGTGAAACGTTGACGAAGAAATTTTTTTTCCCACCGCCTCGTAAtggaaattatgacataacaTGTGCACATACTAAATACAACAGAAAGCAATTCAGCACAGTTCTACACAAAGATACTAAATATATTGGTACTGTAAGGGAGCCGTTCAGTCATTTTCAGTCAAGTATAAGATTtaaaaaacctaaaaatattGTTGGTATAAAGGGAGAAAACCCTGTGTTggaatatttgaaaacagaATTGAAGAATCGTAACTCAATAAATCGCTATTCCATTACGTGCAATTACATGTCTGATTACTATCTATTTCCTCGAGATCTGTTTGCTCTTGATAACGAAAGTGAACTACAAAAGCATTTACAAAAATTTGGAAACGAAATGGATATGATATTGGTTTTAGAATACCTTGACGAGTCTGTGGTGTTGATGAGGCGAATACTGAACTGGGATTTACGACACGTTTTGTACGCACAACTTCGCGTGAATAAAGAACATGATCCAAGACTTAAGTTTGGACCTGAGGAGGCAAAACTCCATAAAACTGTGCTTATCTAG
- the LOC138314565 gene encoding coadhesin-like — protein MSEQSFLLTAVCLAICLLPFTTAATYSCPCGVTYSRTSYDCGFWGMSRCTRQVSATKMCTCVDGGWSDYSAWTVTSQCSKICGGGYQTLSRSRSCTNPSPANGGKTCVGSSTESKTTACNTQPCPIDGGWTDFGQWIAGDCSISCGNGFKTSSRSRSCTNPPPQHNGKDCEGHTMEYKTETCSPIPCPVDGGWTDFGQWIAADCSVSCGNGIKTSSRSRTCTNPPPQHNGKDCEGHAMEYKTETCSPIPCPVDGGWTEFGDWVPAACSVSCGGGAMSLSRSRTCTNPSPQHNGKDCDGDNIEYKTEVCNSNPCPIDGRWSEFDEWMPTACSTSCGGGEQSLSRSRTCTNPSPQYNGKDCEGVDMETKIEECNRQPCPIDGAWCEFNELSWTQCSTQCNHTGTQTRVCECPTAQYGGVPCAGSNVNTETRDCYEGACLEQTCEATDKVSSSLPRNCGDYVRCDTNSDPIVMPCPAGLHFDDESGVCVEGDCGAVSEDEVQSPCNADNHGQFLADEIDCSVFYLCSNGDAIQMNCAPGTIWDTTMSACVIGSCDVQDDVDDVVEEKVSECTDENTGTLHPDNNDCHKYIMCVNGENQSMSCGALVFDPNLLICNWESDTNPCTSKP, from the exons ATGTCGGAGCAGAGTTTTCTATTGACAGCTGTCTGCCTTGCTATTTGTCTGCTGCCTTTCACAACAGCAGCAACATACAG TTGTCCATGCGGTGTTACGTACAGTCGGACGTCCTATGACTGCGGTTTCTGGGGCATGAGCCGGTGCACGAG ACAGGTGTCGGCAACAAAGATGTGTACATGCG TCGATGGTGGTTGGAGTGACTACAGTGCGTGgactgtgacgtcacaatgcagCAAGATCTGTGGTGGAGGATACCAAACtttgtcaaggtcaaggtcgtgCACCAACCCATCCCCAGCGAATGGCGGCAAAACATGTGTGGGCAGTTCCACTGAGTCTAAGACGACAGCTTGTAATACACAGCCATGTCCAA TTGACGGTGGCTGGACAGATTTTGGACAGTGGATAGCGGGGGACTGCTCCATTTCCTGTGGTAATGGATTTAAGACCTCGTCCAGATCTAGATCATGTACAAACCCTCCGCCGCAACACAATGGCAAGGATTGTGAAGGCCATACGATGGAGTACAAGACGGAAACCTGCTCCCCCATTCCTTGTCCAG TTGACGGAGGCTGGACCGATTTTGGACAATGGATAGCAGCAGATTGCTCTGTTTCttgtggtaatggtataaagacCTCGTCCAGGTCAAGAACATGTACAAACCCGCCACCGCAACACAATGGCAAGGATTGTGAAGGTCATGCGATGGAGTACAAGACGGAAACCTGCTCCCCCATTCCTTGTCCAG TTGACGGAGGATGGACGGAGTTTGGAGATTGGGTACCTGCCGCCTGTTCCGTATCCTGTGGTGGCGGGGCAATGTCATTATCTAGATCTAGGACATGTACTAACCCTTCTCCGCAACATAACGGAAAGGATTGTGATGGCGACAATATCGAGTATAAAACGGAAGTCTGTAATTCAAACCCATGTCCAA TTGACGGAAGGTGGAGTGAATTTGATGAATGGATGCCGACAGCCTGCTCAACTTCCTGTGGTGGTGGGGAGCAATCATTATCCAGATCTAGAACATGCACAAATCCGTCTCCCCAATATAATGGAAAGGATTGTGAAGGAGTGGATATGGAGACTAAGATAGAGGAATGCAATAGACAGCCTTGTCCAA TTGACGGTGCCTGGTGCGAGTTTAACGAACTAAGCTGGACACAATGTTCAACACAGTGtaaccacaccggtacacaaaCCCGAGTCTGCGAATGTCCTACAGCTCAATATGGCGGTGTCCCCTGTGCTGGCAGCAACGTTAATACTGAAACTAGGGATTGCTACGAAGGGGCATGTCTTG AACAAACCTGTGAAGCCACAGATAAGGTGAGTTCCTCTCTCCCCAGGAACTGTGGGGACTATGTTAGATGTGACACGAACTCTGACCCCATCGTTATGCCATGCCCAGCCGGCCTCCATTTTGACGATGAATCAGGCGTGTGCGTCGAGGGAGACTGTGGAG CTGTTAGTGAAGATGAAGTTCAGTCGCCGTGTAACGCAGACAACCACGGTCAATTTTTGGCTGATGAAATTGACTGTTCAGTGTTTTACCTTTGCTCGAACGGAGATGCCATACAAATGAACTGTGCTCCTGGCACCATATGGGACACCACGATGTCCGCCTGTGTAATTGGGTCATGTGACGTTCAGGACGATGTTGATGATGTAGTCGAAGAGAAAGTATCAGAATGCACGGATGAAAATACTGGGACGCTTCACCCTGATAACAATGACTGTCACAAATATATAATGTGCGTCAACGGTGAAAACCAATCCATGAGCTGTGGGGCCTTGGTGTTTGACCCAAACTTATTGATTTGCAACTGGGAATCAGATACCAATCCTTGTACTTCTAAACCATAA